Proteins encoded within one genomic window of Bacillus thermozeamaize:
- a CDS encoding DEAD/DEAH box helicase, whose product MAANFDFLRGRSEYALFADACIEAERVLATSPAMAAVGCRKALELAVKWVYAADNTIRMPYRDNLQSLIHEPTFRFAMDSRTWKKLPYIIKLGNLAVHTDKTIDRSEVVLSLAALFEFIQWIDYCYGTDYEERTFDESRIPSSAVVVDEDAIQRQNRLLEEKEAEIEALRAQIAGLSEQLTAAKQKHQEERRFTPVDLSEFMTRKKYIDVDLKLLGWTFGEDVLEEVPLVGMPNGEGTGYADYVLYGKDGLPLAVIEAKRASKDPKAGTQQAKLYADCLERMTGRRPMMFVTNGFETYFWDDLSSPQRQVSGIFSRSDLEKLMQRRTERKPLTHIPIDDRITDRYYQKEAVRAVCEHIEAGHRKALLVMATGTGKTRTAASLVDVLSRGGYVTNVLFLADRIALVRQAKDSFKNCLPEMFLCNLLDNRDDKSARIVFSTYPTMLNAIDTAKSEDGKRLFTPAHFDLIIIDEAHRSIFKKYRAIFEYFDAILVGLTATPKTDVHRNTYEFFELENGVPTYAYEYETAVKKDHVLVPYYNIEVTTKFLAHGITYDELSEEDKERYEEDFTDEEGHMPDEIPASELNAFIFNQSTVDTVLQDLMTKGIKVAGGDRIGKTIIFAQNKRHAEYIVERFNKLYPQYKGHFARRVTYDDPYALAILNDFKVRDKEPHIAVSVDMMDTGIDVPEVVNLVFFKRVRSKAKFWQMIGRGTRLCKDLFGPGQDKTHFVIFDYLGNFEFFRQHQEGLEGGGTPSLSEAIFAKRIRLIAHLQHAEFADEPYRQWRAGLVDTVVEQIRRLNPELIAVKMKLEYVEKYKHEDAFLSLTDTDQKHLIEHLGPLVYMDEPDEHAKRFDNLMYGLMLGKLEKKPQFQRNRKELADLCAHLAKRATIPQIKEKLELIRTIQSPSFWQDAGLLDLEHIRIQLRELVKFIVDEGSGKTIVYTNLTDEVLQVKEGQALDEAYHFEDYKLKVNRYIEENKDHLAIYKLRHNLPLTAADYESLERIFTSELGTAEDYRREFKDTPFGLLVRKIAKMEYAAAMEAFSEFINDQSLTQAQIVFVKKVIDYIVQNGYIDDVAELTKPPFDKPQSMFKLFDSAKQKRLVEIIKQVKENAVKVV is encoded by the coding sequence GGTGGTGTTGTCTCTGGCTGCATTGTTCGAGTTCATCCAGTGGATCGACTATTGTTACGGAACCGATTACGAAGAACGCACCTTTGACGAATCCCGCATCCCATCGTCGGCCGTTGTCGTCGATGAAGATGCCATCCAACGGCAGAACCGTCTGCTGGAGGAAAAAGAAGCGGAAATCGAGGCGCTGCGTGCGCAAATCGCAGGCCTCAGTGAACAACTTACGGCCGCCAAGCAAAAGCATCAGGAAGAACGCCGCTTCACGCCGGTGGACTTGTCGGAATTTATGACCCGCAAAAAATACATCGACGTGGATCTCAAACTCCTCGGCTGGACGTTCGGGGAAGACGTCCTCGAAGAAGTGCCGCTGGTGGGCATGCCCAACGGGGAAGGGACGGGCTACGCCGATTACGTCTTGTACGGCAAAGACGGCCTGCCGCTGGCGGTCATTGAGGCCAAACGCGCGTCCAAAGACCCGAAAGCCGGCACCCAGCAGGCCAAGCTGTACGCCGACTGCCTGGAACGGATGACCGGCCGGCGGCCGATGATGTTCGTCACCAACGGCTTTGAAACGTACTTCTGGGATGACCTCTCGTCGCCTCAACGCCAAGTCAGCGGCATCTTTTCCAGGTCGGATCTGGAAAAACTGATGCAGCGCCGCACGGAACGCAAGCCCCTCACCCACATCCCCATCGACGATCGAATCACCGACCGGTATTACCAGAAAGAAGCCGTCCGCGCGGTTTGCGAACACATCGAAGCGGGTCACCGGAAGGCGTTGCTGGTGATGGCCACCGGCACCGGCAAAACGCGCACGGCCGCCAGCCTGGTCGACGTCCTCTCCCGGGGCGGGTACGTCACCAACGTGCTGTTTCTGGCCGACCGCATCGCCCTCGTCAGACAAGCGAAGGACAGTTTCAAAAACTGCTTGCCGGAAATGTTCCTCTGCAACCTGCTGGACAACAGGGACGACAAGTCGGCGCGCATCGTCTTTTCCACCTATCCGACCATGCTGAACGCCATCGACACGGCGAAAAGCGAAGACGGGAAGCGGCTGTTTACCCCGGCCCACTTCGATCTGATCATCATCGACGAAGCCCATCGCAGCATTTTCAAAAAGTACCGGGCCATCTTCGAATATTTCGACGCCATCCTGGTCGGACTGACGGCCACGCCGAAGACCGACGTGCACCGGAACACCTACGAGTTTTTCGAGTTGGAAAACGGGGTGCCCACGTACGCGTACGAATACGAAACCGCAGTGAAGAAGGACCATGTGCTGGTACCCTACTACAACATCGAAGTGACGACGAAGTTTTTGGCCCACGGCATCACGTATGATGAACTGTCCGAGGAAGACAAGGAGCGTTACGAGGAGGATTTCACCGACGAAGAGGGCCATATGCCCGACGAAATTCCGGCGTCGGAGCTGAACGCCTTCATTTTCAACCAGTCGACCGTCGACACGGTGCTGCAAGACCTGATGACCAAAGGCATCAAAGTGGCCGGCGGGGACCGGATCGGCAAGACGATCATTTTCGCCCAGAACAAACGGCATGCCGAGTACATCGTCGAGCGGTTCAACAAACTGTATCCGCAGTACAAAGGCCATTTCGCCCGGCGCGTGACCTATGACGACCCATATGCCCTGGCGATTCTCAACGATTTCAAAGTGCGGGACAAAGAACCCCACATCGCCGTCTCGGTGGACATGATGGACACCGGCATCGACGTGCCGGAAGTCGTGAACCTGGTGTTTTTCAAGCGGGTGCGGTCCAAGGCGAAATTTTGGCAAATGATCGGCCGGGGAACGCGGCTTTGCAAAGATTTGTTTGGCCCCGGACAGGACAAGACCCACTTTGTCATCTTTGATTACTTGGGGAATTTCGAGTTTTTCCGGCAGCATCAAGAAGGGTTGGAAGGCGGCGGAACGCCAAGCCTGTCGGAAGCCATTTTCGCCAAACGCATCCGGTTAATCGCCCACCTGCAGCATGCCGAATTTGCCGACGAACCGTACCGACAGTGGCGCGCCGGCCTGGTGGACACGGTGGTGGAACAGATCCGGCGACTGAACCCGGAATTGATCGCGGTCAAAATGAAGCTGGAATACGTGGAGAAATACAAACACGAGGACGCTTTCCTCAGCCTGACCGACACCGACCAAAAGCATCTGATCGAGCACTTGGGACCCTTGGTCTATATGGACGAACCCGACGAGCACGCCAAACGGTTCGATAACCTGATGTACGGGCTCATGTTGGGGAAACTGGAGAAGAAGCCGCAGTTTCAGCGGAACCGGAAAGAATTGGCCGACCTATGCGCACATTTAGCGAAACGGGCGACGATTCCGCAGATCAAAGAGAAGCTGGAGTTGATCCGCACCATCCAGTCGCCGTCGTTTTGGCAGGATGCCGGTTTGCTCGATTTGGAGCACATCCGGATCCAACTGCGGGAATTGGTCAAATTCATCGTCGATGAAGGAAGCGGCAAAACGATTGTCTACACCAACCTGACCGACGAGGTGCTTCAGGTCAAAGAAGGACAAGCGCTGGATGAGGCGTACCATTTCGAAGATTATAAGCTGAAAGTGAATCGCTACATCGAGGAAAACAAAGATCATCTGGCCATTTACAAGCTGCGCCACAATCTGCCGCTGACCGCGGCAGACTACGAAAGCCTGGAGCGGATTTTCACCAGTGAGCTGGGCACGGCGGAAGATTACCGGCGGGAGTTCAAAGACACGCCGTTCGGTTTATTGGTGCGAAAAATCGCCAAAATGGAATACGCAGCGGCGATGGAGGCCTTTTCCGAATTCATCAACGACCAGTCGCTTACCCAGGCGCAAATCGTGTTTGTGAAAAAAGTCATCGATTACATTGTCCAAAACGGCTACATCGACGACGTGGCTGAACTGACCAAACCGCCCTTCGACAAACCGCAAAGCATGTTCAAGCTGTTCGACAGCGCCAAGCAGAAGCGGCTTGTGGAGATTATCAAGCAGGTGAAGGAAAATGCGGTGAAGGTGGTATAG